Proteins encoded in a region of the Sander lucioperca isolate FBNREF2018 chromosome 4, SLUC_FBN_1.2, whole genome shotgun sequence genome:
- the LOC116051155 gene encoding uncharacterized protein LOC116051155, with protein sequence MPIVEQNWSLSWLVSFNRFAYRKKRITASNFGLVLAAVKLKSYPPSLFKTLLGQYNLKEGSKACDWGILHEPRANQEYTERTGVVIQERGLFLSDSGLLGGSPDGTVFGNCVIEVKCPWSARTKTILQAAESRDFFMEFDEVVGSLTLKQTHNYWHQIQGNLHLTGANSCHLLVWTPLDLIILPVLKDPTWAVNIDTLEIFYKDCFLPYILSQF encoded by the exons ATGCCAATTGTTGAGCAAAATTGGTCTCTCTCATGGTTGGTTTCTTTTAACAGATTTGCATATCGCAAGAAAAGGATAACAGCAAGTAACTTTGGTTTGGTCTTGGCAGCAGTCAAGCTGAAGTCTTACCCGCCTTCCTTATTCAAAACCCTGCTTGGCCAGTACAACCTCAAAGAAGGATCTAAA GCATGTGATTGGGGAATCCTGCATGAGCCAAGGGCAAATCAGGAATACACTGAGCGCACTGGTGTTGTTATACAAGAGAGGGGACTGTTCCTATCTGATAGCGGCCTGCTTGGTGGATCTCCTGATGGGACGGTGTTTGGAAACTGCGTGATTGAAGTCAAGTGTCCGTGGTCAGCCAGAACCAAGACTATCCTGCAGGCAGCGGAGAGTAGGGACTTTTTCATGGAGTTCGATGAAGTGGTTGGTTCCCTGACACTAAAACAAACTCACAACTACTGGCATCAGATCCAGGGAAACCTGCACCTGACTGGAGCTAACAGCTGTCACCTGCTTGTGTGGACTCCTCTTGACCTTATCATTCTGCCAGTGCTCAAAGATCCTACATGGGCTGTGAACATTGACACTCTGGAAATATTTTATAAAGATTGTTTCCTACCTTACATTCTCTCAcagttttaa
- the LOC116051174 gene encoding G2/M phase-specific E3 ubiquitin-protein ligase-like has protein sequence MFQVAHRVSGALQRFREGMKTLGVLDAIRMHPDAFRLLFSHEPSPLTADVLEQLFEIRLSAVGSNKRRAEEWVVAFWRDYLLDVEEVEGPLQLGGILAFATGANAIPPLGFSPRPSVDFLHELPLRQGRHLPPANTCINCLRLPVLNKFKDFKETMDFALKTLRTPEHTLLKSVAC, from the exons ATGTTTCAGGTGGCTCATCGAGTCAGTGGAGCACTTCAAAG ATTCAGGGAGGGGATGAAGACCCTTGGTGTTCTTGATGCAATAAGAATGCACCCAGATGCTTTCAGACTGCTGTTTTCTCACGAGCCATCCCCACTCACAGCCGATGTACTAGAACAGCTCTTTGAAATTCGACTGTCAGCAGTGGGCAGCAACAAAAGAAGGGCAGAGGAATGGGTGGTTGCATTTTGGAGGGACTACCTGCTGGATGTTGAGG AGGTAGAGGGACCCTTGCAACTTGGGGGTATCCTGGCCTTTGCGACGGGAGCAAATGCAATTCCACCCCTGGGCTTCTCCCCACGACCTTCAGTGGATTTTCTCCATGAGCTGCCCCTCAGACAAGGCCGTCATTTACCCCCCGCAAACACATGCATTAATTGCCTGCGGTTGCCAGTCCTGAACAAATTCAAGGATTTCAAGGAAACTATGGATTTTGCATTAAAAACACTCAGAACTCCTGAACATACATTATTAAAATCTGTTGCCTGTTGA